A stretch of Lachancea thermotolerans CBS 6340 chromosome D complete sequence DNA encodes these proteins:
- the POL1 gene encoding DNA-directed DNA polymerase alpha catalytic subunit POL1 (similar to uniprot|P13382 Saccharomyces cerevisiae YNL102W POL1 Catalytic subunit of the DNA polymerase alpha-primase complex required for the initiation of DNA replication during mitotic DNA synthesis and premeiotic DNA synthesis), which translates to MSAKNRIELLKKLQHARQNKSSKSLYEEDETDDKVYDLIDEEEFRSMKRQELLRDDFVVDDDGLGYVDRGVDEWDDRNRDQNYSSEEDDKPRERAAKGSKKIKNDGKGVKSSSGASIGDIIAAQHTKNAKVLSKAPKKFSLDEFDDILQEFDGNEASTAVGGLFGAKSHRVVPKLENNIKREANAAATPPTIKRMKIDEQSFSTPQGGANTSPLAGTKTKANLLDDRDLQAMIDDVQSSPTITKERSADIVKSGGQSSEEDSDEEITFRRRTIRSAAASQRSNVDIRSSVQSSPFVTAPPTPSGSSKLKEENPKSLSFIGKRYSRSDVISDNASSFKFYWLDFAEVDSTLLLFGKISTRENKLISAMIQILNLSRELFFLPREGKTASDVHGEIIPLLMEKYGLENIRAKPEIKKYAFELPGIPHESEYLKVLLPYRTPKNRNVTIPSDLEGDTFHHVFGGNTNIFESFVVQKKVMGPCWLEINNGDFSALSNASHCDIEVQVSQPSSIEPTSDKHVPNLNCASLAVQTIMSSKENKQEIVSITLSQYKNLAQDLPIPEDLAPNDTITLVRPPVGSSFPTGLTHLAKKNLTGNLRLFNNEKALLSCFCAMMKSSDPDVIIGHRLENVALDTILYRCFELKIPTFSCLGRRARKSWPDKFGKNPSMNQFYNRDILSGRLLCDISNEMGQSLTPKCQSWDLPEMYQVTCQKEQRALEINYQNPQYQNDVNSMIMALQENVSNALISAEIAFRIQILSLTKQLTVLAGNAWCQTLGGTRAGRNEYILLHEFERNNYIVPDKETKSMRNQRQQRAREEAGLDGGDEVQVSSKKAKYQGGLVFEPEKGLHKNYVLVMDFNSLYPSIIQEYNICFTTVERDPSNIDELPNVPSSEMAQGVLPRLLASLVQKRREVKKLLKTEPDPHKRTQCDIRQQALKLTANSMYGCLGYVNSRFYAKPLAMLVTNKGREILMNTRQLAESLALTVVYGDTDSVMIDTGSDSYMEAIKIGENFKKLVNERYRLLEIDTDNVFRKLLLHAKKKYAALTVVFDKSGAEKTLLEVKGLDMRRREYCPLSKEVSTHVLETILSDKEPETALQDVYEYLEDIREKVENNTIRVDKYKINTRLSKDPKAYPGGKNMPAVQAALRMREAGRVVKAGSVITFVITKQEGVEDDSSLSPAERARVLNEVMVKNNNLRPDPQFYLEKQIFAPVERLLERIESFDIVRLSESLGLDSRRFINRAGANGELNGSSSGSLQPLESSISDEERFKDVAALTFQCSGCQQRFPFGGIVASKRYQMSYSGLQCSSCQHTFAPLQMSAQLESAIRSHISMYYAGYLACDDPTCGNNTRQVSVFGKRCLNENCMGVMRYRYTDKQLYNQLLYFESLFDVDKNKKDAVKPLYKPDHPDAPEAKIPTSQLLALGEQNRELFQVMSSVVQKYLANCARRFVDMDAIFAV; encoded by the coding sequence ATGAGTGCCAAGAACAGGATAGAGTTGCTTaagaagctgcagcatGCTCGTCAAAACAAGTCCTCAAAGAGCCtttatgaagaagatgaaacCGACGACAAAGTGTATGACCTGatagatgaagaagaatttAGGAGCATGAAGCGCCAGGAATTGCTTCGAGACGATTTTGTGGTAGATGACGATGGTCTCGGATATGTGGATAGAGGTGTTGATGAATGGGATGACCGCAACAGGGACCAAAACTACTCATCAGAAGAGGACGACAAACCAAGAGAAAGGGCTGCAAAGGGTTccaagaagatcaaaaatgatGGTAAAGGGGTTAAATCTAGCTCTGGTGCTTCGATTGGAGATATTATTGCGGCTCAACACacaaaaaatgcaaaagTTCTCAGCAAGGCGCCTAAAAAGTTTAGCCTTGATGAGTTCGACGACATTTTGCAGGAGTTCGATGGGAATGAAGCATCGACCGCGGTAGGTGGGCTTTTTGGGGCTAAGAGTCATCGCGTGGTCCCCAAATTAGAGAATAATATTAAGAGAGAGGCGAACGCTGCCGCAACACCACCGACCATTAAAAGAATGAAAATTGATGAACAATCTTTCAGTACACCTCAGGGGGGAGCAAATACGTCGCCACTAGCCGGTACAAAAACGAAAGCCAATTTATTAGATGATCGCGACCTACAGGCGATGATAGACGATGTTCAGAGCTCGCCAACGATAACAAAGGAAAGATCTGCAGATATTGTCAAGAGTGGAGGTCAAagctctgaagaagacagCGATGAAGAGATTACTTTTCGCAGGAGAACAATCAGAAGTGCGGCGGCCTCACAAAGGTCCAATGTTGATATTCGGTCCTCGGTACAATCATCCCCATTTGTCACAGCGCCACCAACACCTTCGGGCAGCTCCAAACTTAAAGAGGAAAATCCTAAGTCCTTGAGTTTCATAGGCAAACGGTACAGTCGCTCTGATGTGATTAGTGATAACGCTAGCTCTTTTAAGTTTTACTGGCTTGACTTTGCGGAAGTTGACAGCACTTTACTACTCTTTGGAAAAATCAGTACTCGAGAGAACAAGCTTATTTCAGCAATGATCCAGATTCTGAATCTCTCGAGAGAGTTGTTTTTCTTACCAAGAGAAGGAAAAACGGCATCTGATGTTCATGGCGAAATCATCCCGCTCCTAATGGAAAAGTATGGATTAGAAAACATCCGAGCTAAACCTGAAATTAAAAAATATGCATTCGAGCTACCTGGTATTCCTCATGAGTCCGAATATCTGAAAGTGCTACTGCCGTACAGGACTCCCAAGAACAGAAATGTTACCATCCCCTCTGATTTAGAAGGTGACACCTTTCATCATGTATTTGGTGGTAACACAAACATATTTGAGAGTTTCGTGGTCCAGAAAAAAGTTATGGGGCCGTGTTGGCTAGAAATAAACAATGGTGACTTTTCAGCACTATCTAACGCCTCTCACTGTGATATTGAAGTACAGGTATCGCAACCTTCCAGTATTGAACCTACTTCAGATAAACATGTTCCCAACTTGAATTGTGCTTCGCTAGCCGTTCAAACCATAATGAGCTCAAAAGAGAACAAGCAAGAAATCGTGAGTATAACACTTTCCCAATACAAAAACCTCGCACAGGATCTACCAATCCCAGAGGATCTAGCTCCAAATGACACTATCACCTTGGTAAGGCCCCCAGTCGGATCGAGTTTCCCTACCGGGCTAACGCACCTAGCCAAAAAGAACTTAACTGGTAATCTCCGCTTGTTCAATAATGAAAAGGCCCTTCTCAGCTGTTTTTGCGCTATGATGAAGTCTTCAGATCCAGACGTGATTATAGGGCATCGCTTGGAAAATGTCGCGCTTGACACAATTCTTTACAGGTGTTTTGAACTGAAAATACCCACCTTTAGCTGTTTAGGCCGCCGAGCGAGAAAATCATGGCCTGATAAATTTGGCAAGAATCCTAGCATGAACCAATTTTATAATCGAGACATTTTGTCAGGTCGTCTTCTCTGTGACATATCTAATGAAATGGGGCAATCATTAACACCTAAATGTCAAAGTTGGGATCTACCGGAGATGTACCAGGTAACATGTCAAAAAGAGCAGCGCGCGCTGGAGATAAATTACCAAAATCCCCAGTATCAAAACGATGTCAACTCTATGATAATGGCTCTACAAGAAAATGTGTCGAATGCTTTGATTTCTGCTGAAATCGCATTTCGTATTCAGATATTGTCGCTCACTAAGCAGCTAACGGTTTTGGCAGGTAACGCATGGTGCCAAACGCTCGGTGGTACGCGAGCAGGTCGGAATGAGTATATTCTGCTTCatgaatttgaaagaaacaactACATCGTACCAGACAAGGAAACAAAGAGCATGAGGAACCAAAGACAGCAAAGGGctagagaagaagctggtcTTGACGGTGGTgacgaagttcaagttAGTTCCAAGAAAGCTAAGTATCAAGGTGGACTTGTTTTCGAACCTGAAAAAGGGCTGCATAAAAATTACGTCCTTGTCATGGACTTCAACTCTCTGTATCCTTCTATCATCCAGGAGTACAACATCTGCTTCACAACTGTTGAACGAGACCCCTCAAATATTGACGAGCTGCCTAATGTTCCTTCATCAGAGATGGCTCAAGGTGTCTTGCCACGGCTGCTAGCTAGTTTAGTGCAAAAACGTCGAGAGGtgaagaagctgctcaaaactGAGCCAGATCCTCATAAAAGAACACAATGTGATATTAGGCAACAGGCCTTAAAGCTAACAGCAAATTCCATGTATGGCTGTTTGGGATACGTGAACAGCAGGTTTTACGCAAAGCCCCTAGCTATGCTCGTTACCAACAAGGGAAGAGAAATTTTAATGAACACCAGACAACTCGCAGAAAGTTTAGCACTCACAGTGGTTTATGGTGACACAGACTCTGTCATGATTGATACCGGTTCCGACAGTTACATGGAAGCAATCAAAATTGgagaaaacttcaaaaagctggtcAATGAGCGCTATCGCTTGCTGGAAATTGATACGGACAACGTCTTCAGGAAACTACTTCTACAcgcgaagaagaagtaTGCCGCTTTAACAGTAGTATTTGATAAGTCTGGGGCAGAGAAAACACTGCTTGAAGTTAAAGGCTTAGACATGAGACGTCGTGAATATTGTCCACTTTCGAAGGAAGTTTCCACGCATGTCCTTGAAACTATCCTCTCAGATAAAGAACCTGAGACAGCACTTCAAGATGTTTATGAGTATTTGGAGGACATTAGAGAGAAAGTGGAAAATAACACTATTAGGGTGGATAAGTACAAGATTAACACTCGGCTTTCGAAAGACCCTAAGGCTTACCCTGGCGGTAAAAATATGCCTGCAGTTCAGGCTGCTCTAAGAATGAGAGAAGCAGGCCGTGTTGTTAAAGCTGGAAGCGTCATCACCTTCGTCATTACGAAACAAGAGGGTGTCGAGGACGATAGCTCACTGTCTCCTGCCGAGAGAGCTAGGGTCTTGAATGAGGTGATGGTGAAGAATAATAACCTACGTCCTGATCCGCAATTTTACCTTGAGAAGCAAATTTTCGCTCCGGTCGAAAGGCTGCTTGAAAGGATCGAGAGTTTTGACATTGTCAGACTTAGCGAGTCCTTAGGTCTTGATAGCAGGCGGTTCATAAACCGTGCAGGAGCGAACGGAGAGCTTAACGGTAGCAGCTCTGGCAGCCTTCAGCCGCTAGAAAGCTCTATTTCTGACGAAGAAAGGTTCAAGGATGTTGCCGCATTAACGTTTCAATGCTCTGGCTGTCAACAAAGATTTCCTTTTGGAGGCATTGTCGCATCCAAACGCTACCAGATGAGCTACAGTGGTCTCCAGTGTTCATCCTGCCAGCACACATTTGCGCCGCTGCAAATGAGCGCACAGCTCGAGAGTGCCATCCGTTCGCATATCTCTATGTACTACGCCGGCTACCTAGCCTGTGATGACCCAACTTGTGGAAACAATACCAGGCAGGTATCTGTTTTTGGCAAGCGGTGTCTTAATGAAAACTGCATGGGGGTCATGCGCTACCGCTACACAGATAAGCAACTTTACAACCAGCTTCTCTACTTTGAGTCACTGTTTGATGTGgataaaaacaaaaaagacGCTGTGAAGCCCCTTTACAAACCTGATCATCCAGACGCGCCAGAGGCAAAAATTCCAACGTCTCAGTTGCTCGCGTTAGGAGAGCAAAACAGGGAACTCTTTCAGGTAATGAGCTCTGTGgttcaaaaatatttggcAAATTGTGCACGTCGCTTTGTCGACATGGATGCCATATTTGCTGTGTAG
- the VAM3 gene encoding SNAP receptor VAM3 (similar to uniprot|Q12241 Saccharomyces cerevisiae YOR106W VAM3 Syntaxin-related protein required for vacuolar assembly PEP12 homolog) yields MSFLDAISRPGTKAHRSNGTLDELLSELIHSINELQKKNGLLGTKRDSQELRYSVEMELVPQCETLRDRIEQVVSGDYSNGKLATDFASLKGELIRSKRQFSELKSKFPLRKAQRPSSNSVVSQNSGYVSMPVAIAEETTPLLQDQGSRDRQQQLQQQEQPSVSQDELNFHTLIQQERSEEISRIHTAVQEVNAIFHQLGSLVREQGEDVDNIDSNISGLAGNLHRANEQLGKADQSQRKKNRCGIITLVIIVVIVLVVILAALS; encoded by the coding sequence ATGTCATTCTTGGATGCAATATCCCGCCCAGGCACGAAGGCGCACCGATCTAACGGAACACTTGACGAGTTGCTCAGCGAGCTCATACACAGCATAAATGAActacagaagaagaatggACTGTTGGGTACGAAGAGGGATTCGCAAGAACTGCGTTACTCAGTCGAGATGGAATTGGTTCCCCAATGTGAAACCCTTCGAGACCGAATCGAGCAGGTTGTCTCTGGCGATTATTCAAATGGCAAGTTAGCCACCGATTTCGCGAGCCTTAAAGGAGAATTAATAAGGAGCAAAAGACAATTCAGCGAGCTCAAATCGAAGTTTCCACTCCGCAAAGCTCAAAGGCCCAGCTCAAACTCCGTTGTTTCTCAGAACTCCGGCTATGTTTCGATGCCCGTGGCTATAGCTGAGGAAACGACACCTTTGTTGCAAGATCAAGGAAGCCGCGATCGGCAGCAACAGCTGCAGCAACAAGAGCAGCCTTCCGTTTCTCAGGACGAGCTGAATTTTCACACTCTCATCCAACAGGAGAGGTCCGAGGAGATCTCCCGCATCCACACAGCTGTTCAAGAGGTTAACGCGATATTCCACCAGTTGGGATCTCTGGTACGAGAGCAAGGCGAAGACGTTGATAACATAGACAGCAACATTTCAGGGCTCGCAGGAAATCTTCACAGGGCCAACGAACAATTGGGTAAGGCTGACCAGTCTCAGCGGAAAAAAAATAGATGCGGGATCATCACTCTGGTTATTATTGTAGTAATCGTCCTGGTGGTGATTTTGGCGGCGTTAAGCTAA
- the AVT4 gene encoding Avt4p (similar to uniprot|P50944 Saccharomyces cerevisiae YNL101W AVT4 Vacuolar transporter exports large neutral amino acids from the vacuole member of a family of seven S. cerevisiae genes (AVT1-7) related to vesicular GABA-glycine transporters) codes for MKPKTKKSDGIDSLSSNISIPQQQDRRRHSILLLSESVASRRSSYTRALRDSKWRKSGTFSKSPQLGRSVDSRIFIDRASPSFKTPKQQHQEEILNSVRTNYLNDYMSRKASQTSLSLKGQNESSDTEQGPELLDRDPNLESQGGHITRELYRMTSPAAFGKAVKKTRSADDLTLEEQHSASNASALNVPGGFRREFILQKHNKGKTIDTALSSESETLHSSSVSGESVPDSSEKVPFLTRNFLEFLYVYGHFAGESFEDEFYTDQESEEQAVDETSPLLARAEAGTGKKILVPKSAKGTTSTTKAFLLMIKSFVGTGVLFLPGAFSNGGLFFSLAMLVFFGIYSYWCYYILTKSKIATKVSSFGDIGLTLYGPWMKFIILFSLVMTQLGFSGAYVVFTAKNLLAFVENVFYWPGVTIVHLLALQLVVFIPLSFIRNIAKLSFSSLVANFLVMGGIVIVIGFTAKHLFFDLNCKPAEGIVTGFNSQSWTLFVGTAIFAFEGIGLIIPIQSSMKHPEKFPLVMALVIITATVLFVSVATLGYLSYGAETQTVILLNLPQDSILVNLIQFFYSSAILLSTPLQLFPAIAIIENKVFPKFTKIYVKRSDHTKIQYKPNSGKLDWRIKWLKNFVRSLIVSSVVIAAYFGANHLDAFVAIVGSLACIPLVYIYPPMLHLRSCSKPRFAGEKSVWRKWPILLDYVLVVFGAIGMVYTSYQSIFG; via the coding sequence ATGAAACCCAAAACCAAGAAAAGCGACGGGATCGATTCTCTCTCGTCCAATATCAGCATCCCGCAGCAGCAAGATCGCAGACGACACTCGATCTTGCTGCTATCAGAGTCTGTTGCGAGCAGAAGATCGTCGTACACTAGGGCTCTGAGAGACAGTAAATGGAGAAAGTCTGGGACGTTTTCGAAAAGTCCGCAGTTAGGGCGCAGTGTGGACTCGCGCATTTTTATTGACCGGGCATCCCCCAGCTTCAAAACGCCCAAACAGCAGCACCAGGAGGAGATCCTCAACAGTGTGAGGACCAACTATTTGAACGACTACATGTCTCGTAAGGCTAGTCAAACGAGCCTTTCACTGAAAGGCCAGAATGAATCTTCGGACACTGAGCAGGGACCAGAATTGCTTGACAGGGACCCTAACCTTGAAAGTCAAGGAGGGCACATTACCAGAGAACTTTACCGCATGACCTCACCTGCTGCTTTCGGCAAGGCGGTCAAGAAGACGCGATCTGCCGACGACCTGACGCTCGAGGAACAGCACTCCGCATCTAACGCAAGCGCATTGAATGTTCCTGGCGGATTTAGACGCGAGTTCATTTTGCAAAAACACAACAAGGGCAAAACTATAGACACGGCACTCTCAAGCGAGTCCGAGACGTTGCACTCAAGTTCTGTCTCAGGCGAGTCCGTGCCTGATAGTTCTGAAAAAGTTCCATTCCTTACAAgaaacttcttggagttTCTATATGTCTATGGCCATTTTGCAGGCGAGTCCTTCGAAGACGAGTTCTATACAGATCAGGAATCAGAGGAGCAAGCAGTTGATGAAACGAGTCCATTACTAGCTAGGGCTGAAGCAGGAACTGGCAAAAAAATCTTAGTGCCAAAATCGGCAAAAGGAACTACTTCAACCACCAAGGCATTCCTGTTGATGATCAAGTCATTTGTCGGCACTGgcgtgctttttttgcCGGGCGCGTTTTCAAATGGaggtctcttcttttcccTGGCCATgttggttttctttggcatATATTCCTACTGGTGCTACTACATCTTGACAAAATCTAAAATAGCTACAAAAGTTTCGTCCTTTGGCGATATCGGGCTAACCCTCTATGGGCCATGGATGAAGTTCATTATTCTCTTTTCCCTGGTCATGACCCAGCTTGGGTTTTCAGGTGCTTATGTGGTTTTTACAGCCAAAAACCTCCTCGcgtttgttgaaaatgtcTTTTACTGGCCAGGCGTCACGATTGTTCACTTGCTTGCTTTGCAGCTCGTGGTATTCATTCCTCTTTCATTCATTCGCAACATAGCCAAGTTGTCATTCTCTTCACTTGTGGCTAACTTTCTCGTAATGGGTGGAATAGTTATTGTGATTGGCTTCACGGCAAAACATTTGTTTTTCGACTTGAACTGTAAACCTGCGGAAGGTATTGTCACAGGATTCAATTCTCAAAGCTGGACGTTATTCGTGGGTACCGCAATCTTCGCGTTTGAGGGAATTGGTCTTATCATACCTATTCAGAGCTCAATGAAGCACCCTGAGAAGTTTCCTTTGGTTATGGCTCTGGTTATAATCACAGCTACGGTTCTCTTTGTCTCCGTGGCCACCCTGGGTTACTTAAGTTACGGTGCTGAAACACAAACTGTCATTTTGCTAAACTTGCCGCAAGACAGCATTCTTGTCAACTTGATACAATTTTTCTACTCATCTGCTATCCTCCTATCGACTCCTTTGCAGCTATTTCCCGCCATTGCGATTATTGAGAACAAGGTCTTCCCCAAATTCACCAAAATCTACGTTAAGCGGAGCGATCATACCAAAATTCAATATAAGCCAAACTCTGGTAAGCTTGATTGGCGTATCAAGTGGcttaaaaattttgtacGCTCTCTGATTGTTAGTTCAGTCGTAATTGCGGCCTACTTTGGCGCTAATCATCTCGACGCTTTCGTTGCAATTGTTGGCTCACTAGCGTGCATACCACTAGTGTATATTTATCCACCTATGCTGCACCTACGAAGCTGTAGCAAGCCGCGCTTTGCAGGTGAGAAGAGCGTTTGGAGGAAGTGGCCTATACTTCTCGACTATGTCCTTGTTGTCTTCGGAGCCATCGGCATGGTTTACACGTCATATCAAAGTATTTTTGGGTAA